The window TATGAAGCTTATTTAATCTCAACTGGGTATTTTTTGCTTCCTTTGGTTTTGAATTCGGAATTCTCTGCTGCTCtgatttcatttttgttttaaggGAATTGGGTTTGCTTCGAGTTAATTTGTCTTGTGTAAATTCCTAATGATTGTAGGAAATGGAACAGATTGCGAACTATGAACTCCGGTATGTTGATGAGTATTATAATGTGAGTAACTTGGATGAAGAGTCCTATGGAGATGCTGATGGTAAAAGGAATGGTTCTGATGACTCTTTGAACTCAGATGAGGACTTCGTGGAAGTGGTATGATTTGGCTTGATGCCAAATTTTGTAAGCAGCTTATTTAATTGATGAATGAAGGATTCTTATGTTAATTAATGGGACTATAGGCTAAACCAAAGACTGACACATCAGCTCTGGAAGCTAGAAATGGCAGGGATGTCCAGGGAATTCCATGGGGGAGACTCAACTTTACTAGACAAAAGTATCGTGAGACAAGATTGAAACAATACAAAAACTATTCCAACTTATGTTACTCTCGTGAAGATCTGGAAAAGGTATGTTGTTATCATCTGATTACCCTGCTGTCTGCTGAAAATTTACTATTTCTTTAATTTCAGTGTTTGATGCAAAATAGAATAGATTCAATATGATGGTTGTTGAATAGGTTGTCAGACAGATAAATGATAAATCAACCCGTTTCTTGATAACGAAGACTCTTCATAATTGTGAAAAGATGGGCTGGCATGTTCTTTATTATTGTACTGCCTAATGTTTACAAAGCGATGATTTCATTCAGTCAGTTTTAGTGATGAGTACTTGAGGCCAGTTTAGATTATTTTGTTCTCACCCAATTGTTATTTGGGATCAGGTCTTTTCCCTTTTACCCTTTTATATACAGATCTCCTTCTCCTTTGAGAAGGGATTTTTGTTGATCCTTGCAAAAACAATTGGCTGTATTGTATCTTCTTTtctagtttgatttttttgtgtCCCTTTTGACACTTTAACTGGTTCATGGTCGATGACCCTACAAGCCTGTACAATAGTATTAGCCATTATTTAGTTTTTGTTGAGCCCTGCTAAGGTTTATCATTCACAGATTAGCAAGAAAGTTGAGAAAGGCCACAACTTCTACCAATTTCAATACAACACAAGAATTGTCAAGTCCACAATTGTACATTTTCAGGTAGCTCTTCTTAACTAGTACTTACTTTACATTTATGTGTTCTATTTATTAATGGTTTTGGATTGCCTAGTGTCTTGTTGTACCATTGTGCACTTCTCAGAAGGTATGATTTCAAGCTTACGGTAGTGCATGGTCAGTTCTTGCGTTGATTCACATCAGAGGGTTTTATGATAGCTCTATTTGTGTGACTTTGAGCACAATTATTCAATCTCAGATAAAAGTGATTTGCTTCAGAAATACATATTCTTAGCCTGGTTCAGGTATTTCTGAGCTGGGCATTGTATGTATTCACTAATCCTTTTTGTGCAGATTAATTACAATTGCCATGTGTTGCTtgcatatttataaaattagaagatCTGTATTTGGAAGGTACAACTCTAAATACGCATGAATCAGCTTCTCATCAGCTGAGTATTATCTATGCCAAGTTAAGGATGAGGAACATGGTGGTGAGGAATTACCTGGATTTTGTGATCTTTCATTCAAGTAGAGATATTTATTATCTTCATTCTATtgacatcatttttttaaagtgGTCAACTTTATCATTGGAATGGAAaggaatgcaagaagaagtgGAACAAGAGAAAAAGGGGCACTATAAAGGCTAAATGCCAATAAGATAAAAAAGATCCCGTGCAAAAATTCCCATCTATTGACATAATTtctatttgagaattttttaaaattatttatgggACTGGTGACAGTTTTTTGACTTCCTAGTTGTACGTACATATATGAATCTTGGAAGTTGTCATCAATGATATATTATTGTGTTGGTACTTATTTAGGACTATCTTCTCTTGTGCatgtatatatttgattttagagATGAAATATGAACTTGCATTAATTTCCTATGTTCACTATAGTTGCCAAAACATTTGGTTTTTGTTCCTTTCTAAAATCTGACAAGTCGGATTTTGATTGCTAAGCTATAGTCTCACATTATTTACTGCATAATTGATTCCTGTCTATTGCTTTCTGCTAATAACCATAGAATACTGGGGAATAAAAGCTggtcaaaaaataataaattatgattagTGATTTGATTTATAGTAGCTACTAGACTTTGGTTGTTATAGTTGCCTTCGTGGTGAACATGATTGCAGTTGAGGAATCTGGTAGCCGCAACATCTAAACACGATGTTTACCTGATGCAAAGCTTCTCAGTAAAGCACTGGTCTGCCCTTCTTAAAACGGGAAAAGAAGTTTTGAATGCAGCTAAACCAATTGTCCCCTACCTAGTAAGTATCATCACTCGTAGGATTATTCTCTAGATTCTGTATGGATTTCAGGAACTGGAGGTTTAATTCATACATCTTCTGTAGAAGTCATCAAACACCTGTTTGTCCCATCGGCTCCCAAGGGTTCAAATAAGCACCATGGCTGTTAAAGACAACCTTCTAGTTGCTGGTGGTTTCAAGGGGGAGCTAGTCTGCAAGGTAAAAGTGTATTGAATTACTGAAATAATGCATTTTGATCTTGCTCATAGGGATGGTCATTTCAATCCCTTCCCATTTTTACTTGCATattctcatttgaaattttCTAAACGTGTGCAGTATCTAGACCAATCAAGGGTAGCCTTCAGCACAAAACTTTCACCGTCAGACGATGATGCAATTACAAATAACGTAGAGATATCGCTTAGTTCATCCAAGGAGCAGAGGGTTATAACTGCAAAC is drawn from Impatiens glandulifera chromosome 3, dImpGla2.1, whole genome shotgun sequence and contains these coding sequences:
- the LOC124931589 gene encoding uncharacterized WD repeat-containing protein C2A9.03 isoform X1, which encodes MEQIANYELRYVDEYYNVSNLDEESYGDADGKRNGSDDSLNSDEDFVEVAKPKTDTSALEARNGRDVQGIPWGRLNFTRQKYRETRLKQYKNYSNLCYSREDLEKISKKVEKGHNFYQFQYNTRIVKSTIVHFQLRNLVAATSKHDVYLMQSFSVKHWSALLKTGKEVLNAAKPIVPYLKSSNTCLSHRLPRVQISTMAVKDNLLVAGGFKGELVCKYLDQSRVAFSTKLSPSDDDAITNNVEISLSSSKEQRVITANNDAKVRVFDTSNFTCLNCFTYPWSVNNTSISPDGKMLAVLGDNSDCLISDSETGKTIANLKGHLDYSFSSAWNPDGRIVATGNQDTTCRLWDVRKLNEAVMVLRGRMGAIRAVKFSLDGRFMAMAEPADFVHVFDVRTGYENVQEIDLFGEISGICFSPDTEALFVGVSDRVYGSLLEFNRISYNNYLETVL
- the LOC124931589 gene encoding uncharacterized WD repeat-containing protein C2A9.03 isoform X2 yields the protein MEQIANYELRYVDEYYNVSNLDEESYGDADGKRNGSDDSLNSDEDFVEVAKPKTDTSALEARNGRDVQGIPWGRLNFTRQKYRETRLKQYKNYSNLCYSREDLEKISKKVEKGHNFYQFQYNTRIVKSTIVHFQLRNLVAATSKHDVYLMQSFSVKHWSALLKTGKEVLNAAKPIVPYLSSNTCLSHRLPRVQISTMAVKDNLLVAGGFKGELVCKYLDQSRVAFSTKLSPSDDDAITNNVEISLSSSKEQRVITANNDAKVRVFDTSNFTCLNCFTYPWSVNNTSISPDGKMLAVLGDNSDCLISDSETGKTIANLKGHLDYSFSSAWNPDGRIVATGNQDTTCRLWDVRKLNEAVMVLRGRMGAIRAVKFSLDGRFMAMAEPADFVHVFDVRTGYENVQEIDLFGEISGICFSPDTEALFVGVSDRVYGSLLEFNRISYNNYLETVL